One genomic window of Mercenaria mercenaria strain notata chromosome 2, MADL_Memer_1, whole genome shotgun sequence includes the following:
- the LOC123564854 gene encoding uncharacterized protein LOC123564854 gives MQLLLKAGLLFIVLQVVLQIVHGQVLNLDDNRTIKEELPSSLVRTNAPGFTKEHWGNVQTDSGPGVERQNDLQMSKIANTAGGKENPATMAVEESVSEILYTKSSSEIKATKASVSELKTDHVDSDQVTGKPKHSAEHASDVSVDPSMAYTATTVDTDIEKVTEKSTEHKTKNFVFPDPIGDYSNTIMLEGHVFGIRDQLVSMIHDALSSGDIFVPVDPLRVDPLANSYEEMGYEGDKVTHIRYIVSYNGKPIHTTVITRLMSSPKVHHHFQKQLEGKNFRQYKEAKPIQNKSWIHQHVAAVVIPSCVAFVLIILVIFVVVARKRSSSATKLEKKRPFTSGAKSEKKCPPPPYSVENPTYDFETNAVMDGYTLP, from the exons ATGCAGCTGTTGCTTAAAGCTGGATTATTATTTATTGTCCTGCAG GTTGTATTACAAATCGTTCATGGTCAAGTACTGAACCTTGATGACAACAGAACTATAAAAGAAGAGTTGCCATCTTCTCTTGTCCGTACTAATGCACCAGGCTTTACAAAAGAGCACTGGGGCAATGTTCAAACAGATTCTGGTCCCGGAGTAGAGAGACAAAACGACCTGCAAATGTCAAAAATTGCTAACACCGCAGGTGGTAAAGAAAATCCAGCGACTATGGCAGTTGAAGAAAGTGTCAGTGAGATATTATACACCAAGTCCAGTTCCGAAATCAAAGCAACCAAAGCGTCAGTATCCGAACTGAAAACAGATCATGTTGACTCGGACCAAGTTACTGGCAAACCCAAGCATTCCGCTGAACACGCCAGTGATGTCAGTGTAGATCCATCTATGGCGTATACCGCTACAACCGTCGACACCGATATTGAAAAGGTCACAGAGAAATCAACAGAGCATAAAACTAAAAATTTCGTTTTCCCAG ATCCTATCGGAGACTATTCCAACACCATTATGCTGGAGGGACATGTGTTCGGCATACGTGATCAACTCGTGTCTATGATACATGATGCTTTGTCGTCTGGTGATATTTTTGTTCCGGTTGACCCGCTAAGAGTTGATCCTTTGGCAAACTCGTACGAAGAAATGGGTTACGAAgg ggacaAAGTAACGCATATAAGGTATATTGTTAGCTACAATGGGAAACCGATTCACACTACGGTCATAACAAGGCTTATGAGTTCGCCCAAAGTGCACCATCACTTTCAAAAACAACTGGAAGGGAAAAACTTCCGACAATACAAGGAAGCAAAGCCTATCCAAAACAAG AGTTGGATTCATCAGCATGTTGCTGCTGTTGTGATACCATCCTGTGTTGCTTTTGTTCTGATCATTCTCGTTATCTTTGTAGTTGTTGCAAGGAAAAG ATCTTCATCTGcaacaaaattagaaaagaaaagGCCTTTTACGTCTGGTGCAAAGTCGGAAAAGAAGTGTCCACCCCCACCTTACAGTGTTGAAAACCCTACATACGACTTTGAAACAAATGCTGTAATGGATGGTTATACTTTGCCATAA